A part of Pseudoliparis swirei isolate HS2019 ecotype Mariana Trench chromosome 8, NWPU_hadal_v1, whole genome shotgun sequence genomic DNA contains:
- the LOC130198209 gene encoding tripartite motif-containing protein 16-like isoform X1 yields MEQKGVQLDRETFSCSICLDLLKDPVTIPCGHSYCMNCIKAHWEEEEGKKLLSCPQCRQTFTLRPVLLKNTMLAALVEQLKKTGLQAAPADHCYAGAEDVACDVCTGRRLKAFKSCLVCLASYCEKHLQRHYDSPPLKKHKLVEPSNQLQENICSRHKEEMKIFCSTEQQCICYLCLMDEHKGHDTVSAAAERTERQRELEGSRLNIQQRIQDREKDLKLLHQEVEALNLSADKTVEDSEKIFTELIRLMENRSSDVKQQVRSRQRTEVSRVQELQEKLEQEITELKRNEAELKLLSHTEDLKQFYPLLHTPHCHHAESTHSSGIDIRPLRHFEDVTAAVSEVRDKLQDVLGDKWTNVSLAVTEVDVLLSPSQAEPETRAGFLRYSCDITLDPNTANTRLLLSDGNRKATLMSKEQSYSSHSERFTTRWQVLSRESLTGRCYWEVKWRGGVYVAVSYKNISRTGSMDECGFGYNNKSWALRCDNDSFIFLHNKVQTPVSGPQSSRLGVYLDHRAGVLSFYSVSDTMTLLHRVQTTFTQPLYAGLWLFYSHGVTAEFSKLK; encoded by the coding sequence atggagcagaaaggagttcagctggatcgggaaaccttctcttgttccatctgtctggatctcctgaaggatccggtgactattccctgtggacacagctactgcatgaactgtattaaagcccactgggaggaagaggaggggaagaaactcctcagctgccctcagtgtaggcagaccttcacactgaggcctgtcctgctgaagaacaccatgttggcagctctagtggagcagctgaagaagactggactccaagctgctcctgctgatcactgctatgctggagctgaagatgtggcctgtgatgtctgcactgggaggagactgaaggccttcaagtcctgtctggtgtgtctggcttctTACTGTGAGAAACACCTTCAGCGTCATTATGATTCACCTCcattaaagaaacacaagctggtggagccctccaaccagctccaggagaacatctgctctcgtcataaagaggagatgaagatctTCTGCAGTACTGAGCAGCAGTGTATCTGCTACCTCTGCTTAATGGATGAACATAAAGGCCACGACAcagtctcagctgcagcagaaaggaccgagaggcagagagagctggaggggagtcgactcaacatccagcagagaatccaggaccgagagaaagacctgaagctgctccatcaggaggtggaggccctcaacctctctgctgataaaacagtggaggacagtgagaagatcttcactgagctgatccggctcatggagaacagaagctctgacgtgaagcagcaggtcagatcccggcagagaactgaagtgagtcgagtccaagagcttcaggagaagctggagcaggagatcactgagctgaagaggaacgaggctgagctgaagctgctgtcacacacagaggatctcAAGCAGTTTTACCCACTACTCCACacccctcactgtcaccacgctgagtctacacactcgtccggcatcgatatccgtcctctgagacactttgaggacgtgacggcggctgtgtcagaagtcagagataaactacaggacgttctgggggacaagtggacaaacgtctcactggcagtgactgaagtggacgttttactgtctccttcacaagcagagcccgagaccagagctggattcttaaggtattcatgtgacatcactctggatccaaacacagcaaacacacgtctgttatTATCTGATGGGAACAGAAAAGCAACATTAATGAGTAAAGAACAGTCTTATTCTAGTCACTCAGAGAGGTTCACTACAAGGTGGCAGGTCCTgagtagagagagtctgactggacgttgttactgggaggtgaagtggagaggaggagtttaTGTAGCCGTCTCATACAAGAATATCAGCAGAACAGGGAGCATGGATGAATGTGGGTTTGGATACAATAATAAATCTTGGGCGTTACGTTGTGACAATGACAGTTTTATATTTCttcacaacaaagtccaaactcccgtctctggtcctcagtcctccagattaggagtgtacctggatcacagagcaggtgttctgtccttctacagcgtctctgacaccatgactctcctccacagagtccagaccacattcactcagcctctctatgcTGGACTTTGGTTGTTTTATTCTCATGGAGTCACTGCTGAGTTCAGTAAACTCAAATAG